A single Anopheles maculipalpis chromosome 3RL, idAnoMacuDA_375_x, whole genome shotgun sequence DNA region contains:
- the LOC126565248 gene encoding uncharacterized protein LOC126565248, which translates to MNYGRKTPSTYRSTPSVYSHITSRSQSNLHSQRSRSMKSVMIPWYQKPILHNNKYLDIQRGAFIMGLFSIFVAIFTIGTAVFDVYCLALAAPGSSHYGYYIISYEFVYVGNVHIRNALMVAALFSLIGGLVVLVTSIMLVHALRKEYESKIVPWLWSFAIFTLFRLLAFLFFSIVNDLIFAYNILITLIWSVVIVASIYGWLMVYSLYLELADLTKLEDLAHLRMGTMQSLNASVAHSLAGSRPTTPHSTVSTMPVGDTKFI; encoded by the coding sequence ATGAATTATGGACGTAAAACACCGTCGACGTACCGGTCGACACCGTCGGTCTACTCCCACATTACCAGCCGGTCCCAGTCAAACCTACACTCGCAGCGATCGCGCTCGATGAAGTCCGTCATGATACCCTGGTACCAGAAACCGATCctgcacaacaacaaatatcTGGACATTCAGCGTGGTGCATTCATTATGGGACTGTTCTCGATCTTTGTGGCGATCTTCACGATCGGTACCGCGGTGTTTGACGTGTACTGTTTGGCGTTGGCAGCGCCAGGATCTTCACACTACGGTTACTACATCATTTCGTACGAGTTTGTGTACGTTGGGAATGTGCATATTCGGAACGCGCTCATGGTGGCGGCTCTATTCTCACTGATCGGTGGcctggtggtgctggtgacgAGTATTATGCTGGTGCACGCTCTGCGCAAAGAGTACGAATCGAAGATTGTACCGTGGCTGTGGTCATTCGCCATCTTTACCCTGTTCCGTCTGCTAGCGTTCCTGTTCTTCTCGATCGTGAACGATCTGATCTTCGCCTACAACATACTGATTACGCTGATCTGGAGTGTCGTCATCGTCGCATCCATCTACGGCTGGTTGATGGTGTACTCACTCTACCTGGAGCTGGCCGATCTGACGAAGCTGGAAGATCTTGCACACCTGCGCATGGGTACGATGCAATCGTTGAACGCTTCCGTTGCACACTCGCTAGCCGGTTCGCGGCCTACGACTCCACACAGTACCGTCTCGACCATGCCGGTCGGGGACACGAAGTTCATCTAA